From one Candidatus Nitrosocosmicus arcticus genomic stretch:
- a CDS encoding cation:proton antiporter codes for MAIGFIVAGIIIGLDSPPFSLILNLDVLNLFTEMGVILLLFTVGMEFPVQKLKTIGRKAIIIASTKALATLTIGFF; via the coding sequence ATAGCTATTGGTTTCATTGTTGCGGGTATTATAATTGGACTGGATAGTCCACCATTTAGCTTAATTCTTAATCTCGATGTCCTTAATCTGTTTACTGAGATGGGTGTAATACTATTGCTTTTTACTGTGGGGATGGAATTTCCAGTACAAAAATTAAAAACGATAGGGAGAAAAGCAATCATTATTGCTTCCACCAAAGCGCTGGCAACTTTAACCATTGGTTTTTTTTAA
- a CDS encoding valine--tRNA ligase, protein MSSKITEKIWSSDIEKKIIEDWKVNNVYDNVKTNQSKDKYFVIDTPPPYPSGRPWHIGAAAHYSQIDMISRVARLKGYKVIFPIGVDRNGIPVEIHTEKKYKIRMRNTERKEFLKLCKLTLDDTESEFIEILESLGLSANFKQKYQTDSPDFRAFTQSTFIEMWNRGLVYVGNRPNNYCIDCGTTIADAEIIYEDIETKLVYIKFFLENNNEFIVIATTRPELLFACQAVIVNPDDERYKEMQGKTLRIPIFNGEVKIRPHHSANKSFGSGAVMICSYGDLNDVQLFREMGLTEIKSIDLNGKTTEFAGMFSNLRIKEARSKIIDELEKQGLVEKIENISHRTPLCERSKTQIEIISLEDYYLKQVDFKSNLLEQSKEIKFYPEMHRQILLNWINSIAIDWPISRRRFYGTEIPIWYCTRCRKPNLPEPGKYYRPWDETPPFDKCKSCNNDKFEGEKKIFDTWMDSSITPLYITKFYKNKEIFNKIYPVSIRPQGKDIVRTWLYYTLLRCLYLTNQIPWHSAWIMGYGVDEKGEKMSKSKGNVVDPLPIIKKYGADAFRFWSASETNVGYDFRCSEQKIQSAQKFLSKLWNIGRFISNFEIIDENNKPQELKATDKWILSELASMTKKCLEGYEELNFFIPANALREFTWNIFASHYIEMIKSRAYNNESEEERKSALYTIHKCFRTILLLLEPISPFVTYELWKKIYEDGEIVSEQKKIPFVEKEYDALVSSTPHIIKFNSEIWNKKKETLSSVTNKPLSLKDPIKAKIPDELELFKEDLILMHNIIVE, encoded by the coding sequence TTGAGTTCAAAGATTACAGAAAAGATATGGTCGTCAGATATTGAGAAAAAGATCATAGAAGATTGGAAAGTTAATAATGTTTATGACAACGTTAAAACTAATCAGAGTAAAGATAAATATTTTGTTATAGATACGCCCCCTCCCTATCCATCTGGAAGACCGTGGCACATTGGTGCAGCTGCTCACTATTCGCAGATCGATATGATATCAAGAGTTGCCCGCTTAAAGGGCTATAAAGTTATTTTTCCGATTGGCGTGGATCGTAATGGTATTCCTGTAGAAATCCATACAGAAAAAAAATACAAGATCAGAATGAGAAATACAGAAAGAAAAGAATTTTTGAAGTTATGCAAGCTAACGCTTGACGATACTGAAAGTGAATTTATAGAAATTCTAGAAAGCCTGGGTTTAAGTGCGAATTTCAAACAGAAATACCAGACCGATTCTCCGGATTTCAGAGCTTTTACTCAGTCAACATTTATAGAAATGTGGAATAGGGGATTAGTATATGTTGGAAATAGACCAAACAACTACTGTATTGATTGTGGTACCACAATAGCAGATGCAGAAATCATATATGAAGATATTGAGACTAAATTAGTTTATATAAAATTTTTCTTAGAGAATAATAACGAATTCATCGTAATTGCCACTACCCGACCAGAACTTCTATTTGCATGTCAAGCGGTAATTGTGAATCCAGATGATGAGAGATATAAAGAAATGCAAGGGAAGACTTTGAGAATCCCGATCTTTAATGGAGAAGTAAAAATAAGACCACATCACTCTGCTAACAAAAGCTTTGGATCTGGAGCAGTTATGATTTGCAGTTATGGTGACCTAAACGATGTTCAATTATTCAGAGAAATGGGACTGACGGAAATTAAATCCATTGATTTGAATGGAAAAACAACAGAATTTGCCGGGATGTTTTCCAATCTACGTATAAAAGAAGCAAGAAGTAAAATAATAGACGAGCTAGAAAAGCAAGGGTTAGTAGAAAAGATTGAAAATATTTCTCATAGAACTCCCCTTTGTGAAAGAAGTAAAACCCAGATTGAAATTATTTCTTTGGAAGATTACTATTTAAAACAAGTTGATTTTAAGTCAAATTTGTTAGAACAGTCTAAAGAAATAAAATTCTATCCAGAAATGCATAGACAAATCCTATTAAATTGGATAAATTCAATTGCCATAGACTGGCCGATCTCAAGAAGAAGGTTTTATGGAACTGAAATTCCGATATGGTATTGTACAAGATGTAGAAAACCAAACCTTCCTGAACCTGGAAAATATTATAGACCTTGGGATGAAACCCCACCATTTGATAAGTGTAAATCGTGTAATAATGATAAGTTTGAAGGAGAAAAGAAGATTTTCGATACATGGATGGATTCGAGCATAACTCCGCTTTATATTACGAAATTTTACAAAAATAAAGAAATTTTTAATAAAATCTACCCTGTCTCCATTAGACCTCAAGGAAAAGATATTGTAAGGACATGGCTTTACTATACTCTTTTAAGATGCTTGTATCTTACGAACCAAATTCCATGGCATAGTGCATGGATAATGGGATACGGAGTTGATGAAAAAGGGGAGAAAATGAGTAAAAGTAAAGGAAATGTAGTTGATCCTCTCCCAATTATTAAAAAATATGGTGCTGATGCATTTAGATTTTGGTCTGCGAGTGAGACAAATGTTGGGTATGATTTTAGATGTTCGGAGCAAAAAATACAAAGTGCACAAAAATTCTTATCGAAATTGTGGAACATTGGAAGATTCATATCTAATTTCGAAATAATTGATGAAAACAATAAACCCCAAGAACTAAAAGCGACTGATAAATGGATTTTATCAGAACTCGCAAGCATGACCAAAAAATGTCTCGAAGGTTATGAAGAATTAAATTTTTTCATCCCCGCTAATGCATTGAGAGAATTTACATGGAATATTTTTGCGTCCCATTATATTGAAATGATAAAAAGTAGAGCGTATAACAATGAATCAGAAGAAGAAAGGAAATCAGCTCTTTATACAATTCATAAATGTTTTAGAACCATATTGCTTTTGTTAGAACCGATTTCTCCATTCGTTACGTATGAGTTGTGGAAGAAGATCTATGAGGACGGAGAGATAGTTTCGGAGCAAAAAAAAATTCCCTTTGTAGAGAAAGAATACGATGCCCTTGTTTCATCTACACCTCACATTATCAAATTCAATTCAGAAATATGGAATAAGAAGAAGGAAACTCTTTCTAGTGTTACAAATAAGCCGCTTTCCTTAAAAGACCCTATAAAAGCAAAGATACCCGACGAACTGGAGTTATTTAAGGAAGATTTAATATTAATGCATAATATAATAGTAGAGTAA
- a CDS encoding cation:proton antiporter, whose amino-acid sequence MLSFCFSIFPIGNINSCRSFFAGVLVAESRSHSVTSVLATPVKDIFAALFFVSKGVLMDFALIPQFIVPALILITVSITAKFMTVYISSMLQKINNTTSTRTALGLSSGGEIALVVAKGGIDVGAASPIILPMAGTMTIITTFISPYVIKYGWKFTERFVKGQDKDKGDQHQQHESSNSDESSDKPTS is encoded by the coding sequence GTGCTTTCGTTTTGCTTTTCCATCTTTCCAATTGGGAATATCAATAGCTGCCGGAGCTTTTTTGCAGGGGTTCTTGTTGCAGAGTCAAGATCTCATTCAGTAACTAGTGTTCTAGCCACCCCTGTTAAAGATATTTTTGCAGCGTTATTCTTTGTATCCAAAGGGGTGCTGATGGACTTTGCACTAATCCCTCAATTTATAGTCCCTGCATTGATACTGATAACCGTTTCAATAACTGCAAAATTCATGACCGTTTATATTTCATCTATGCTTCAAAAAATAAACAATACTACTTCAACAAGAACTGCGCTGGGATTATCTTCGGGAGGTGAAATAGCACTAGTAGTAGCAAAGGGTGGAATAGATGTTGGAGCAGCAAGTCCAATTATATTACCAATGGCAGGGACAATGACAATCATCACCACATTCATATCTCCATACGTTATTAAATATGGATGGAAATTTACAGAAAGATTTGTAAAAGGACAGGATAAAGACAAAGGAGATCAGCACCAACAACACGAATCATCCAATTCAGATGAAAGTTCAGACAAACCAACATCTTAA
- a CDS encoding ammonium transporter produces the protein MLICTGLVFLMTPALGFFEAGLIRLKNSLSVIMQTMTGMALLSTLWFIVGFTLVFAPDVNGIIGDLSWFFFNNVPFSDSVSWAATIPGVNFGAYQMMFAVITPLLITGAFAERMKWSAFFIFIIVWSLVIYYPLAHWIWGGGWLAKLGVFDFAGGIVIHTSAGMAALASALVLGRRKGFGPEIMVPHNLPLAAIGATLLWLGWFGFNAGSALASGALAASALLATQMGACTCALVWILLSWKRTGKPTVSAAINGAISGLAGITPTAGFITGQWAFILGIVLGFASYYGIVLIKERLKIDDVLDVSSVHGITGIVGSLWIGLFATQAINPIGPNGWLYGNPMQLPIQALGVGVGALMGFVGTFVILKLIDYAIGIRAKEEEEDLGLDISYHQEVAYENK, from the coding sequence ATGTTAATCTGCACTGGATTAGTATTTTTGATGACCCCTGCTCTAGGCTTTTTTGAAGCAGGGTTAATCAGATTGAAAAATTCTTTGTCCGTTATTATGCAGACTATGACGGGAATGGCTTTACTATCAACCCTTTGGTTTATAGTTGGCTTCACGTTAGTGTTTGCACCGGATGTTAATGGAATTATAGGAGATCTTTCATGGTTTTTCTTTAACAATGTACCATTTAGCGATTCGGTTTCTTGGGCCGCTACAATACCTGGAGTTAACTTCGGTGCTTACCAAATGATGTTCGCAGTCATAACTCCTCTGTTAATTACTGGAGCTTTTGCAGAACGTATGAAATGGAGTGCCTTTTTCATTTTCATAATTGTATGGAGCCTAGTAATTTACTACCCGCTCGCCCATTGGATATGGGGTGGCGGTTGGCTGGCAAAGTTAGGAGTCTTTGATTTTGCAGGAGGTATAGTTATCCACACAAGTGCGGGTATGGCGGCTCTAGCCTCGGCGTTGGTCTTGGGTAGACGAAAAGGATTTGGTCCGGAAATCATGGTGCCTCATAATCTTCCGCTTGCGGCCATAGGAGCTACTCTTCTGTGGCTAGGATGGTTTGGTTTCAACGCAGGTAGTGCTCTGGCATCAGGTGCCCTTGCAGCGAGTGCTCTACTTGCAACGCAAATGGGAGCATGTACTTGTGCACTTGTTTGGATACTACTAAGTTGGAAGAGGACTGGAAAGCCTACCGTTAGTGCAGCAATAAATGGTGCAATTTCTGGGTTGGCTGGAATTACTCCAACTGCGGGTTTCATCACGGGCCAATGGGCATTCATATTAGGTATAGTATTGGGCTTTGCATCCTATTACGGAATTGTATTGATAAAGGAGAGATTAAAGATTGATGATGTTTTGGATGTAAGCTCTGTTCACGGAATTACTGGGATAGTTGGCAGTTTGTGGATAGGTCTATTTGCAACGCAGGCCATTAATCCAATCGGTCCAAACGGTTGGCTATATGGAAATCCAATGCAGTTACCAATCCAGGCTTTAGGAGTTGGAGTTGGTGCATTAATGGGATTTGTTGGAACATTTGTAATCTTGAAGCTTATAGACTATGCTATAGGGATTAGAGCGAAGGAAGAAGAAGAGGACTTGGGTCTGGATATTTCGTATCACCAGGAGGTGGCTTATGAAAATAAATAA
- a CDS encoding alcohol dehydrogenase catalytic domain-containing protein, whose product MKALFFNKPGIENLIFSDYQLPDIRDDEILVETKCTSVNPIDYYTVTGIHGVNGPAMKINPYPHIAGSEIAGTIKSKGERVNNTIREGDRVIIYNRVFDGICKYCKNNHQMLCENGGMIGISRNGGFAEYVIVPQQNIIKIPDGLDWELACGLPIAGLTAYNAIQESRLKSEEKLVVFGGSGNTGLFCTQIGKLIDAITISLSSKPWIKEYGADYVLPIDENLREKILEITNGTMADVVINSLGENTWAKGMDIVGKLGRIITFGVLTGGNLFIDGRLLYNKQITIKGTTGGSVEGLLNLIEMTKEQSIRTKIWKRYSLEDSKIAIEKIFDKNREGRIIIENY is encoded by the coding sequence ATGAAAGCCCTTTTCTTTAACAAGCCCGGCATCGAAAATTTGATCTTTAGTGATTACCAATTACCAGATATAAGAGATGATGAAATCCTAGTAGAAACTAAGTGTACTAGTGTCAATCCCATTGATTATTATACTGTAACCGGAATACACGGAGTAAACGGTCCAGCAATGAAGATAAATCCATATCCTCATATTGCCGGCTCTGAAATTGCTGGGACTATAAAAAGCAAAGGCGAAAGAGTAAACAATACAATTAGAGAAGGCGACAGGGTTATAATATATAACAGAGTATTTGACGGAATATGTAAATATTGTAAAAATAATCATCAAATGCTTTGTGAAAATGGTGGAATGATAGGTATTTCAAGGAACGGCGGATTTGCAGAATATGTAATAGTTCCTCAACAAAATATCATAAAAATTCCTGATGGACTAGACTGGGAACTTGCCTGTGGTTTACCAATAGCCGGCTTAACAGCCTACAACGCAATACAAGAATCAAGACTTAAATCAGAAGAAAAGCTTGTGGTATTTGGCGGTTCTGGCAATACAGGTCTTTTCTGCACCCAGATTGGCAAGCTTATTGATGCTATAACAATATCACTTTCCTCTAAACCATGGATTAAGGAATATGGTGCGGACTATGTTTTACCAATTGACGAAAACCTCAGAGAAAAAATACTAGAGATTACAAATGGAACTATGGCGGACGTAGTCATAAATTCACTTGGAGAAAACACGTGGGCAAAAGGAATGGATATAGTTGGAAAACTGGGAAGAATAATTACATTTGGTGTACTCACTGGTGGTAACTTATTCATAGATGGCAGATTATTGTATAATAAGCAAATTACAATTAAAGGTACTACTGGAGGATCTGTTGAAGGTTTACTAAATCTCATAGAGATGACAAAAGAGCAGAGCATTAGAACCAAAATTTGGAAAAGATATTCTTTGGAGGATTCAAAAATAGCCATAGAAAAGATTTTTGACAAGAACAGAGAAGGAAGGATCATTATAGAAAACTATTAA
- a CDS encoding DUF6659 family protein: MDYQKIIDTIFELNDGIRYAGLIDETGSLIVGGMRHGIDSIVDQPSEELYLTHTALRKSMRERFDDTMGKARFVYVEREKLSLLTFYLDKKMLLITLEPNLESQNTIDLAEDILDIVSGNKA, translated from the coding sequence ATGGACTACCAAAAAATAATTGATACTATTTTTGAGTTAAACGACGGTATCCGCTATGCTGGATTAATTGATGAAACCGGCTCTTTGATAGTTGGTGGAATGCGTCACGGAATTGATTCTATTGTTGATCAACCAAGCGAAGAATTGTACTTGACTCATACTGCTCTTAGAAAGTCTATGAGAGAAAGGTTTGACGATACTATGGGTAAAGCTCGTTTTGTATATGTAGAGCGTGAGAAGTTATCACTGCTAACGTTTTACTTAGATAAGAAAATGTTGTTGATTACTTTAGAGCCTAACCTAGAGTCTCAAAACACAATTGATTTAGCAGAAGATATTTTAGATATAGTTAGTGGAAATAAGGCTTAA
- a CDS encoding asparagine synthase C-terminal domain-containing protein, with amino-acid sequence MLISDELTQYLYSTVEEFIKHSDKVVIAFSGGVDSSLLAKICKDLDKQVHLVTIGFANSHDIMFSKSISHSLSLSMNHIVYEIKEEDILDDIKFVKAKFSCNVLSHIENCIAFFQISKIIKRHELGHSFLTANGFDELFCGYDRYRSYYQNGKESVTAYMEEKLTNEDHMMREISYVMAELKICSYQPFLSRAFIKYAKKIPLEYKIKGPDDLIRKHILREVAMRIGVPKEAAMHPKKAIQYGSLIHKYILKNKNVLKV; translated from the coding sequence GTGCTCATATCCGACGAATTAACCCAATATTTGTATTCTACGGTTGAAGAATTCATAAAACATTCTGATAAAGTCGTGATTGCATTTTCTGGAGGGGTTGATAGTTCTCTATTGGCAAAAATTTGTAAAGATTTGGATAAACAAGTCCACCTAGTAACAATTGGTTTTGCCAATTCCCATGACATTATGTTTTCTAAATCTATTTCCCACTCTCTCTCTTTATCAATGAATCACATAGTTTATGAAATTAAGGAGGAGGATATCCTAGATGACATTAAGTTTGTAAAAGCAAAATTTTCTTGTAATGTTCTTTCACACATTGAAAACTGTATTGCTTTTTTTCAGATTAGTAAAATCATAAAACGTCATGAATTGGGGCATTCTTTCCTAACAGCTAATGGTTTTGATGAGTTGTTTTGTGGATACGATCGCTATAGATCGTATTATCAAAATGGTAAGGAGTCTGTAACCGCTTACATGGAAGAAAAATTAACCAATGAAGATCACATGATGAGAGAAATTTCATATGTGATGGCAGAACTGAAAATATGTTCATACCAGCCATTTCTATCAAGAGCATTTATTAAATATGCAAAAAAAATCCCTCTGGAATATAAAATAAAGGGCCCAGATGATTTGATAAGAAAACATATTTTGCGAGAGGTTGCAATGAGAATTGGTGTTCCAAAAGAAGCAGCCATGCATCCTAAAAAAGCTATCCAGTATGGATCTTTGATTCATAAATATATATTAAAGAATAAAAATGTCTTGAAAGTATAA
- a CDS encoding 6-pyruvoyl trahydropterin synthase family protein translates to MDKDLKYIGQSKKLIKNRTGYSISKLLEFLEIEYNYDNVLNDSELSIDFKIGDKFIKIIENDNDMNEFKIIQERFPFVDMIAIGRSSYLGKINEMHNIFLFDKESKQVGSIFIEDPSLSFDYAHILPLVEKCSIIHGHTSTVMVEIIGEMKNNLVIDFSEAKKLIKEALYQIDHKFFINRKYLKKEDKDHFFIEFDGPKGYFDLKVPKYTTYLLEGEATVENLSTEIIRMLADKMPENVQALGVYIYEGVNKGAHILSYIR, encoded by the coding sequence TTGGATAAAGATCTGAAATACATCGGTCAAAGCAAAAAATTAATCAAGAATAGAACAGGATATTCAATCTCAAAACTATTGGAGTTTCTAGAAATAGAATATAATTACGATAATGTTTTAAATGATTCAGAATTAAGTATAGATTTTAAAATTGGAGATAAGTTCATTAAAATAATTGAAAACGATAATGACATGAATGAATTTAAAATCATTCAAGAAAGATTCCCATTTGTAGATATGATTGCCATAGGGAGATCGTCTTACCTAGGCAAAATAAATGAGATGCATAACATCTTCCTATTTGACAAAGAAAGCAAACAAGTTGGATCTATATTTATCGAGGACCCATCTTTATCATTTGATTATGCTCACATATTACCGCTGGTCGAAAAGTGTTCAATAATTCATGGTCACACATCTACGGTCATGGTAGAAATTATAGGTGAAATGAAAAATAATCTAGTGATCGACTTCTCTGAGGCTAAAAAATTAATAAAAGAAGCGTTATATCAAATCGATCATAAATTTTTTATTAATAGAAAATATTTAAAGAAGGAAGATAAGGATCACTTTTTTATTGAATTTGATGGTCCTAAAGGATATTTTGATTTAAAAGTTCCAAAGTACACAACTTATCTTTTAGAAGGCGAGGCGACTGTAGAAAATCTTTCTACAGAAATAATAAGAATGCTAGCAGATAAAATGCCCGAGAATGTGCAGGCACTTGGTGTATATATATACGAGGGAGTCAATAAAGGCGCTCATATTCTTTCCTATATCCGATAA
- a CDS encoding multicopper oxidase domain-containing protein, whose protein sequence is MKSTLAIFALSAVLMSGLVLLPGINMKSFAISNDQGQLTLADMNLVMGGSFQQISTEEASESEAPVKNVTFVAVEKNLTLPGGQSIAALTWNGTIPGPTVRVTQGDVLNINIINHPNNTLIHSLDHHASTLSAVPNFGPINVSDSKQYSFVASQPGFFKYHCEGNAVLTMDQHVFQGMVGGVIVDPQVGYTGYEGVAVENGTNAITTADVDADAKEVAFQFSEYYLDPSGQYDAAAMFAHAPTASWINGIPFGYDPVITKTANATTLFFKQGDHVRFFLLNHGDLPTNFHIVGEMLDRVTDGSIVSGIGKQTYTVGGSNDAIVDVVFDQPGVYAFVNHDYSQLFKGQAGLVVVDGPDNGTSNLLGLTDDSNPSNAIPPTGENSIPVNVKPYMLGTPLAWNGQNTSSTT, encoded by the coding sequence ATGAAGAGTACATTAGCAATTTTTGCTTTATCAGCTGTTCTGATGTCCGGATTAGTTTTACTTCCTGGCATCAACATGAAATCATTTGCAATATCAAATGATCAAGGTCAATTAACATTAGCCGATATGAATTTAGTTATGGGCGGATCCTTCCAACAAATCTCTACTGAAGAGGCATCTGAAAGTGAAGCCCCAGTGAAGAATGTAACATTTGTTGCTGTAGAGAAGAATCTCACATTACCAGGTGGTCAAAGTATAGCCGCATTAACATGGAATGGTACTATCCCAGGACCAACTGTACGTGTCACTCAAGGTGATGTATTGAACATTAACATAATCAACCACCCAAATAACACATTAATTCATAGCTTGGATCATCATGCATCCACATTAAGTGCAGTTCCAAACTTTGGTCCAATTAATGTAAGTGATTCTAAGCAATACAGCTTTGTTGCAAGTCAACCAGGATTCTTCAAATATCACTGTGAAGGTAATGCAGTATTGACAATGGACCAACACGTATTCCAAGGAATGGTTGGTGGTGTAATTGTAGATCCACAAGTTGGTTATACTGGTTATGAAGGTGTAGCAGTAGAGAATGGTACTAATGCAATAACAACAGCAGATGTAGATGCAGATGCTAAAGAAGTTGCATTCCAATTCTCAGAATATTACTTAGACCCATCAGGCCAATATGACGCCGCAGCAATGTTCGCACACGCTCCAACTGCTTCATGGATAAATGGTATTCCATTTGGATATGATCCAGTAATTACCAAGACCGCAAATGCAACAACACTGTTCTTTAAACAAGGTGACCACGTAAGATTCTTCTTGCTTAATCACGGTGACCTTCCAACTAACTTCCACATTGTAGGTGAAATGCTTGACAGAGTCACTGATGGTAGCATAGTTAGCGGAATAGGTAAACAAACCTACACAGTAGGTGGATCTAATGATGCAATTGTTGATGTAGTATTTGACCAACCAGGAGTTTACGCCTTTGTAAACCATGACTACTCACAATTATTCAAAGGTCAAGCAGGTTTAGTTGTAGTTGATGGCCCAGACAATGGTACAAGCAACTTATTAGGCTTAACCGATGATTCAAATCCATCCAATGCAATTCCACCAACTGGTGAAAACAGCATTCCGGTGAATGTAAAACCATACATGCTTGGTACTCCACTAGCATGGAACGGTCAAAACACCTCATCCACAACATAA